CAATGGGGAGGTGGGGGGAGTGGGGGAACAAGGGGAAATCTTAACTGTTGACCCTTGACTCAAAAATAAAAAATGCCCCAGAGCTTTGTCTAGGGCTTAACCAGGGTGCATCTACCACTACATTTTTCTAGAAGGAGGGGTTGTATCCGGAAAGATACTGAAGAAAATGCCAAAAAAATTTTTTGAGGAATTGATGTGTGTTCGCGTATGCGTGAATTTACTAAGCTAATGAGTACAAAAATAACTTATAAAGCTTTAGAACCTGCTGTGTATATCGTGGGTGCAGGACCTGGAGATCCCGATTTGTTGACACTCAAGGCGCAAAAACTGCTCCAACGTGCCGATGTGATTTTATTTGCTGATTCCTTAGTACCCCAACAGATTTTACAGTTTTGCCGCGAAGATGCGGAGATTATTCCCACTGCGAACAAGACTTTAGAAGAGATTTTACCAGTCATGATAGAACGAGTGCGATCGCACAAATCTGTTGTGCGTCTCCATTCTGGCGACCCTAGTCTTTACAGTGCTATCCACGAGCAAATGCACGTTTTGGCAGAGGCAGAAATTCCCTTTGAAGTCATACCAGGTATCAGCGCTTTTCAAGCCGCAGCCGCCAAACTCAAAGTAGAACTCACTGTTCCCGGTTTAGTCCAAACAATCATACTGACGCGCATCAGCGGACGCACAGAAGTTCCCCAAACAGAAGAATTAGCAACGCTTGCAGCCCATCAAGCTAGTCTATGTTTATATCTGAGTGCGCGTCATGTTGAAGATGCCCAAGCCAAACTCTTAGAACACTATTCAGCCCAAACGCCAGTGGCAATTTGCTATCGATTAGGGTGGAGTGATGAAAAAATCAGGGTTGTTCCCCTCAATCAAATGGCAGATTGTACTCACCAAGAAAAGCTGATTCGCACCACACTTTATGTCATCAGCCCTGCACTCTCGCAAGCATCAGCACGCTCTCGTTTATATCATCCCGAACACACTCATCTGTTTCGCTCATCTCATGATCAGTGATGAGGAGTGGGGGAAGTAAGTAGAAGGGCTTAATTAAATAAAAACTCGCGCGTCAGGGCTTTAGCCCTTTAAAATCTTATACAGAGCGATAAATCGCTCACTACGAACAAAAGTTTTATCTTACATTTAATTAAGTCCACCTACTTACTCGTGCAGCTTAATAAAATTAACTGGGTAATTGATACTATCAAAATTGAGAATTTTGAATTGTTATTATGCCTTTAATTAAAGTCCAAACTTCTGTATCCGCTCCTCTTGGAGAAGAAGTTGAAGCAATGCTCAAAAGCCTATCAGCTAAACTAGCCAGGCATACAGGAAAGCCAGAATCCTATATGATGACGGCTTTTGAAGCAGGAGTTCCTATGACATTTGGCGGTACGACAGATCCAGTATGTTACATTGAGATTAAGAGTGTCGGTACAATGAAGCCAGACCAAACCCAGGCGATGAGTCAGGACTTTTGCCAAGAGATTAACAAAGCGCTGGGTGTGCCTCAAAATCGCATCTATATAGAGTTTGCTGATGCCAAAGGCGCAATGTGGGGCTGGAATGGTACAACTTTCGGTTAATTTTTTGATTGTTTGAGTGTTGGAAACCGCAATCACAAACCCAGGCAACAAGAGCAGGAATCGCCTACCATAAAGATCCAAGGCGAATTTCTGAACTACCATGTCTGCTAAGTCTGTCTCTGTACTCCCTTCCCCCAAAACTAGTCATATTCCGCAACAACCAAACTTCTCTATTCCACCGCTTTTAGGCGCTGGTTTGGAGGAGTTAACGGCTTGGGTGCATGATCAGGGACAACCAGCTTACAGGGGAAAGCAACTGCACGAGTGGATCTATCAAAAGGGAGTGCGTAGTCTCTCGGATATCTCTGTCTTCCCCAAACAGTGGCGTGCAGAACTTGCAGAAATTCCCATCGGGCGCTCAACTATACATTACCGCTCTGTTGCCCCCGATGGCACTGTTAAATATCTTTTACAACTAGCAGATGGTCAAATTGTTGAATGTGTGGGTATCCCCACAGAAAAGCGCCTGACAGTTTGCGTTTCTTCTCAAGTTGGTTGCCCAATGGCGTGTGATTTCTGCGCTACTGGTAAAGGAGGCTACAAGCGCAATCTTGCTCGCCATGAAATTGTCGATCAGGTGTTGACGGTTCAGGAAGATTTCCAGCAGCGAGTGAGCCATGTAGTGTTCATGGGGATGGGTGAACCGTTGTTGAATACAGATAATCTGATAGGAGCCATTAAATCTTTAAATAAAGATGTGGGTATTGGACAGCGCAACCTGACTGTCTCTACTGTTGGAATACGCGATCGCATTCGTCAATTTGCTCAACATCAGTTGCAAGTCACTCTTGCTGTGAGTCTCCATGCTCCCAACCAAGCACTGCGCGAACAACTCATTCCTAGCGCCCACTCCTATCCTATAGAAGATTTGCTTGCTGAATGTCGGGAGTATGTGGAAATGACTGGACGCCGCGTGAGTTTTGAATACATTCTTCTTGCTGGTGTCAACGATCTACCAAAACACGCATTAGAACTGGCGCAACGTCTACGGGGATTCCAAAGCCACGTCAATTTGATTCCTTACAATCCCATTACAGAAGCTGACTACAAACGCCCCAACCAAAACCAAATTCAAGCTTTTGTCAACGTCCTCAAGCAGCAAAAAATTGCAGTTAGTGTTCGCTACTCGCGTGGTTTAGAAGCTGATGCCGCTTGTGGACAACTTAGAGCAAGTAAAAAGTAAAAAGGCAAAAGAAAGATTTCTCTCCTACTTTTACCTTGTTACTTTTAACTTTTACCTTGTTGCATGAATACCTGGGGCATAAGCCTCAATCACTCTACCAGTACGCATACAACTAATCATTAAGTAGTCACAGATTGGGCATTGCGTGCGAGTCAGTTGACTTTGAGATAAATAGTGCCTTTCACCTTCGCTACCGCAGTTTGGGCAGCGAATTTTTTGTACTAACTGCATTTTCAAATCCTTGTTTTTCATGATTTTTTTGAAAAAACGCAAATTAAACCTGAAAATCTTTGAGATTAAAGGTATTTAACAAGTGATAAATTATTATCTCTTAAATTAACACATTTTCGAGTATTTATACTCAATTATGTTTTTTTATTATCCTCGTTTTTAGCTTTGCTGCTATCCAGCTAAAGATATATAAATTGTTTTTACTAATTCAAATCAAATTATAAATATCCTGATCCCAATGAATAAGCCTTTGAGATTAGCTAGTTTATAGTCATATCAACTTTGTATTTTATGTTAGCCGAAGCTATAGAAGCTTTCTCAAAGCGAGATATTGGCAACAAACAGGGAAAAGCCCAATAATTCTCGGATAATAGCAACTCTCATCCCCTTTTTATGTAGTTTTTATGCAGCTACGGCAACTCAGTTTGTTTTAAATGCTAAGTCTCTACTTTCAGAGCGTCTACTCTTTTCTAGAGAGTAAACCTCCGCAGACGAACTCCATAGGCCATTAGTATTAGCTCACAGGCGTATCTAAAAAGTATGAGTTAAAAACTAACTCTACCTTTAGTCTTAGTAAAAAAATATGAATTTTTAGCTTTTATTAATCTTTGTTTATTGTTAATAATGGGATGAAACTCTAATAATAAAATTTAAGGAAAAATTCAAATCATAGAGATTAGCGTGATCAACTACAGCAGATTGCAACTAAATGAAGTACAACGCGCTTTGTCTAAAAGCCAGGCACAGAGCCAATTTTACTCCTGACTTCTGACTCCTGACTCTTGACTCCTGACTCCTGACTTCTCACCTGTGTTCAAGAAGGATGGAAATAATCGTAAATTTCCTGCGCCAAACGCGGACCAATACCCGGAACTTCAGCAATCTGTGTGGGTGTCGCTTGCCGAATATAATCAACTGAGCGAAAATGCCCTAAAAGCTGCTTTTGTCGATGGTGTCCCAAGCCTGGAATTTCATCTAAACGCGATCGCTTCAATTTATCACTACGCTGTTGTCGGTGAAAACTCACGGCGAAACGATGCGCTTCATCTCGCAAGCGCCGCAAAAGTTGCACTCCGGGTTGTTCTGCGTCAGTTTCCAGTGGTTCGGACTCTCCCGGCAAAAAAATCTCTTCTCGCCGTTTTGCCAAACTCACAACTCGCAAATCTTCCAATAAATTCATGTCTTGCAAGACTGCGAAAACCGATGATAACTGACCTTTACCACCATCTATCATAACCAGGTCGGGCCAATCGGGATTTCCCACTCGCTGTAATTGCGGATCTTCCGCATACTTGCGAAAGCGACGCTGGATAACTTCAGCAAGAGAAGCAAAATCGTCTGAGTGTCCCGTTGTGACTGTGGGATTTTTAATTTTGTAATGGCGATAGTGCTGCTTGGCGGGTAAACCGTCAACAAACACGACTTGCGAAGCAACTGCATTTGAACCCTGGATGTGGGAAATGTCGTAACCTTCGATGCGGTGGGGTAAGTCGGGTAAATCGAGAATGGTAGCTAAATCGTGCATGGCTTCTTGATTGCGATCGCCCAATTTTTGCATTCTTTGCAATTCATACTGAGCATTTCGCTCCACCATCTCAATTAATTCTGCCTTGACTTGTCGCTGAGGATTCAAAATCGTGACTTTTCTTCCCTTGCGCCCAGTCAAAACATCCGCTAATATCTCCCCATCTGGCAATTCGTGCTGTACCAAAATCTCTGCGGGAATTTCCACCGAGTCAGCAGTTTGATAATGCTCCTCCAACACTCGTTGTAAGATAGCACCAGGTTCAGCATGAGCATCTGCGACGAAAGCAAGGCGTCCTACCAATTGCCCAGCGCGAATCTGGAATAATTGAATACAGGCGAGTTGTTCGTCCCCTGCAAGGGCGATCGCATCGCGGGACACTGTATCATCTGGTAAAGAGACTTTTTGGTCAGCAGTCAGCGACTTTAACCCAGCAATTTGGTCGCGAATGCGTGCTGCTGACTCAAAGTTCAGTTCTTCTGCTACTTTGTGCATTTGCTCGGTTAGGATGTCTATGAGTTCCTGAGTTCGACCTTGGAAAACCATCGCTATTTTTTGCACGATTTTGCGGTATTCCTCTGGTGAAATCAGCTTTTGACACACACCCGGACAGCGTCCCAAATCATAATTCAAGCAAGGACGGTCTTTGAACAGCGGTTGAGGACGTTGTCGCAAAGGGAAGATCCGCTTGCACAAGCGCAATATCTCCCGCAACAGCCGAGAATCGGTATAAGGTCCGTAGAATTTATCTTTTTCTTTCCCTAATTGACGTTTACGAGTGATAAAAATACGCGGATAATCTTCTGACCATGTAATGCAAACGTAAGGATATTTTTTATCATCCTTAAGCAGGACGTTGAAATAGGGTTGGTGCTGCTTAATGAGGTTTGCTTCCAGCGCCAAAGCTTCCGCTTCGGTATCGGTGACAATGAATTCAATTTCTGTCACCTGCTTAACCATCGTGGCGATACGTTCGCTTAGTCTTTGGGAGTCTCGGAAATAGGAACGAACACGCGATCGCAACTTCCGCGATTTACCTATATATATGATGCGATCGCTTCCATCCCGCATCAAATAAACTCCTGGTTCCGGCGGAATTTCTTGTAGTCGGCGCTCCAGGCGTTCTGGATCTTTGACTAGTGGTACTGTTTGAGCAGATGTTGTCACAACCAGTGTTTGGTAATTTTACAAATTTACCTATATCTATTTTAAGTAAATTTACTGTTATTTTTTCTTGATTTCACATTTTCCCAATGGGAAGTCACCTAGTTTGATTCTTTAGCTCTTAGTCAACAGTGAATTAGGGGTAATTTCCACACTCGTTTGATGTATTTACGTTTACATTCAAGATAGCTACCCTAAGTTAATTTTTCTTTTATAAACCACTTTATTTAAAATTTACTCTTGCTTCTTTTATTTATTTATCTTGCTTCATTTGCTTTTATCTTCTTACTTATTTAACAATATTTTCATTTTTCTATCTTATCAAAAATATCTACTTACTTATATGAAATTATTATACTTCCTGGTTTAGAAGCAGGAATATTACGAATATTCTCTAGCTACAAGTAAGCATAAAATCTTAAGAGGTTTAACGGATTTCTCCAAGGAACTTTATGATTTACATTCATGTTAAATGGATTAGATTTATTGATTATCGGAGTCAAGAATGAATTTACAAGAATTTGAGTCCCAGTATCGTAACAACATGGATGAAGCTCTAAATGAGCTACAAACAGCAATTCTGCTATTAGCGCAAGTACAAAATACGATTTCCCTGCTTGGCAGTTATGTACAAAGCCTAAGTCAAACTGTTGAAGAGTATATTAATACGCAAAACCTGGAATAATTGTATGCTTAGTAGAGTTTATAGTTGAAGACCAGCAAGCTCTTCTTCAATTGCTAGGATAAGATTCGTGAGATTGACGGGTTTAACAAAGTAGCGACAAGCCCCTAATCTCATGGCTCTTTCCTGATCTGCTTTGAAAGCAAAGGCTGAAACTACGATAACAGGTATCTTTGAAAGATCTGGTTTCTGCTGGATTTGTTCTAGTAGCGAATAACCATCAACATCCGGTAATTTTAAGTCTAGTAATATTAGTTCTGGTTTGAACTTATCTATGGTTCTAAAAAAATTAGAAGCTCCTGGCAAACTTTGAACAGAGTATCTACAGTATCTGAGATAATCACTCAGCAACATTCTATTGACATCATTGTCTTCAATTAGCAAAATTCGTCTAGTTGATTGTGAATGGACTTGCTGCTCTACAGTAAGTAATTTTGCTATCATTTCTACATAGAGTTTTAGGTTAAGAACCAATGATGATTACCAGAATCCAAAATTATTGGGCAGATATTTTGTTAAAGTAATACAAATTTGCCTTGTCTTCTTTATATAAAAATATGAAAAAACTAACTTTCAATAAAACAACACATATGTATAATAATATTAATCTAGAAGAGAAACTACGTCAAAACTTCCAACTTTCTTGAACCTAGCTTTAAATATTTGTATTGGTGGCTTAATTTTTAATAATTTACAAATTGTATTGTTAAATTACTTAATTTCTTAAATAAAAATTGATGTATAGGAGTTTTATATTATGTCAACTATAATAGGTTTATTGAGAAACGCCAACACAATTTGCGTCACGCCTTTCTAGAATTGGCGATTGCAAGGGAGTGCAGCACCCTCAAGCAGATGTTCGCCGCAGGTTTCTCAGTAACTCAAGGTATCAGCTATCATCACAAAAGCTAATTGTTCATTGTTGTAGACGCTCATAGAGCAATACGGTTCAGTTAAGGATTTTTGGTGAGATTCGGTGAGGTGTAGAGACGCGCCATGGCGCGTCTCTACATTGCCGTGCTGATAACTGTTTTGGTCTTATCTGAACGGTATTGGCCCATAGAGGGCGTCTACTGGTACAGTAAGCTGATAGCGACTTATGCCACGTTCGGCTCAACTAAATTTTCTGCCCCTTGAATGACTTTTGCCGATTCAATTTTGTCACCCGCCTTCAGTTCATCCAAAACCTCTTTTCCTTCAGTGACATAGCCAAAAACGGAGTAGCGACCATCCAACAAGTTGCGTCCTGCTGGAGTGAGTTCTGGTTCAAACAGGAAGAAGAATATTTGCGAAGAACCACCGTTCACTTCACGTTCAGGACGCGCCAGCGCCACAGCACCAAAAGCAGAGAAAGGCAGAACTGGTAAATCAGTGTAACGACCAGCATCCTCTAAGGTAATGCCGTAAGTAGGTTCTTTGTCGCCTTGAGCAAGAATTTCTAAGGGAACGGCACGGTATTTACCGGTTTTTGGGTCAATAAAACCCACATCCTTGCCTGGTGGATCTCCAGTTTGCAGGACGTAGGATTCTTCAGAACGGGTAAATTCTAAGCCGTTATAAAAACCCCGTTGCACCAAATCAACAAAATTCCCAGCGGTAACAGGGGCGCTATAGCCGTCTACAACAACGGTGAGATTGCCTTTGTTAGTTTTCACCTCCACAGTGGCACGACCTTTAAGTTGAGGTAAATTGCTGTATTCGGCTGGCACTTCAAAGGGAAATTCCTTCACCATTGACTGTTCTAGTTTGCCAACCAGACTCAGTAAATGGGTACGTTGCTCCCGAACTTGTTCTTTATCTTTGCTTTTAACGACTTCTTGCAGGGCATTCACACCGGATTTTAACTCAGCAATCACAGCCTCAGCCTGGGGTTGGCGTTCTTCTGGAACACTTGCTAGAAGTTGGGAGGGTTTATCGAGAATCCGCGATGCTTTACTAAGGTCTTTGGAAACAGCACCCCAGCGTCGATTTGCCCGCAGCTGGGTGGAGATGTCCTCTAAAGAAGCTTGCAGTTGCCGCACAGGTTTATTATCTATAGGGAGTGCGTACTGCAATAGAGATCTGCCGTCAGTAATAGCATTCCCGGCTGGTAGCGCGGCGCTACTAGCGGGAGTCCACCCAGCAGTACTTATTCCTAAAAATAGAGTTACCAGCAGTAGTGCAATTAGGCTGTTATTCAGCCAGGATTTCAATATTTTGAACATGGGATGGCTCAAACGCAGCATCAAACTCTTGACTGGGCGTAACCCAACAATAATCTTCCCACAGTACAGGAAGCACTTTCGCGCTTATATCAAGTTGCACTCATTAAAGACGTGTCCTCGCCTCAATTCCCTAATAATCGTCGCGCCTAAATAACCCCAACACCGGACCGAGAATCACACCAAACACAAAGCCGCCAATGTGTGCCCAGTAAGCAACTCCGCCTGTCTCCACACTCATGTTGGCAGCTGCTTGGAGGTTAGCAAGACCGGAGATGACATTTTGGATAAAGAAAATCCCAATGAGTAGCAGTGCAGGAACTCTAATTGTGGTAAAGAAAAAACCTAAAAAGACAAATGACATCACTCTTGCATGGGGAAAGCGAATGATGTAAGCACCTAAAACTCCAGAAATTGCACCGCTTGCCCCCAAGGATGGAATCGCAGAATTGATACCTATTACCCACTGACATAAGGCTGCTAGGGCACCGCAACCCAGATAAAAAATCAGGTATTTCAAATGACCTAAGCGGTCTTCAATGTTATTACCAAAAACCCAGAGAAACACCATATTTGAAATTAAGTGCCACCAACCGCCGTGCAAGAATTGCGATGTAAATAAAGTCGTCCACTCCCCAGCCAAGTTGTTAGTTAACTCTCGTGGTACTACGGCATACAGATGGAAAAACTGCTCTAATTGTGCATCTGGCAGACTAAGTTCATGAAAAAAAACTAAAACATTCATGCCAATCAACCCATAGGTAAGAAATGGGGTGATTCGTGTTGGGTTTTCGTCGTACAGGGGAAACACAGGTGTTTTTCCTCATCACTGATTAACTGCAATATATCTTGTGGGGCTGGCAGTTGCTAAATCAAAAGAAATTTCACCGACTGCTGTAAGCTGCAATGAGAAACCTATATTTGGCAAACTTCATAACAAACAAGTGCCAGCCCTATTCGTGGCACTTGCTTTGTACTAACTGTACCAAGGTTCTTCCCTTGGTTTGTCGCTAAATAACCCCAGCACTGGACCAAGAATTGCCCCAAATACAAAACCACCTGCATGTGCCCAGTAGGCGATACCGCCATTTTCCATGCCAATATTAGTAGGTGTTTCTAGACTGGCGACTCCGTATAAAGCTTGCTGGATAAACCAAAATCCCAGAAAGAAGAATGCTGGGACACGGAAGGTGGGGAAGAAAAACCCTAAGGGTATTACGCCGAGAATTTCCGCTTGGGGAAATCTCAGAATGTATGCCCCCATAACTCCAGCGATCGCACCACTAGCCCCTAAAGAAGGAATTGAAGACCCTTGTGAAAAGTACCACTGGGTTAGTGATGCCAAAACACCGCAACTTATGTAGAAAAACAAATATTTGATATGCCCCAATCTGTCTTCTACGTTGTTACCAAAAATCCATAGGAACAACATATTACCAGCCAGGTGCAGTAAACCACCATGCAAAAATTGGGAAGTAATCAAACTTACCCATTCAGGGACTGGCTGATGAACTGAAATCCCCGCAAAACTAGCAGTGAGTTCTCGTGGAACCACAGCCGCAAGGTGTAAAAATCCTTCTAATTGTTGCGGAGGCAGACTTGCTTCGTAAAGAAAAGCCAAGACATTGGCAGCAATCAGCCCATAAGTGACATAAGGCGTGATTGTTATAGGATTATCATCTCTGATAGGAACCACAGGCGTTTTTTCCGATTTTTGAGGAACCAGCCTCACACTACCTAATTTTTCATGTCGTTTCTTCTAACCTGTGGCAGGATTTAAAACAGTTTTGAGTGCAAAAAAAGAATACTCAGCACTAATAACTCTTCATCGCCCGTTGCATCTCACGCTGGTCTTGACGTTTTTTAATGTCTTCGCGCTTGTCATGGATTTTTTTACCTTTGGCAAGAGCTATACTGACTTTCACCCAGCCGCGCTTGAGGTACATCTTCAAGGGTACTAAAGTCAAACCCTGTTGTTCTACTTTGCCAATGAGTTTGCGAATTTGCTCGCGATGTAGTAGCAGCTTGCGCGTGCGGCGCGGTTCATGGTTGAAATACTGCCCACTAGCAGTGTACGGGGAGATATGCGCGTTAATCAGCCATACTTCGCCATCACGCAGTAAGGCATACCCATCTTGGAGATTAACCTTACCCGCACGAATTGACTTGACCTCGGTTCCTGTCAACTGAATACCAGCTTCGTAGGTTTCGAGAATTTCGTATAAATAACGGGCTTGACGATTGTCGCTAACAACTTTGTAACCTTCGTTCTTGTCACTCATCGAGAATTATACGTACGTCTAATGTGTTAGAAAAGATAGTTTATGAGAGATTGTGAATTATGTGTGGATATTAAACCGCCAGAAATGTTCAACTGAATTTCAGTGTTATCCTACTAATTTAGCTTTTTTGTACTGTTTTAGCTTGTTTGTATTGTTAATTAAACTTTTACAATAGTTGTAGCTTATTTAAAAACACTCATCTTCCTCTTCTACCTAATTGATGGTGTGTTCTAGAAAATCAAAAAATCTTAACAAATACAGACTCAGTATTTCTTTTCTATAAAAGTTGAGATAAGTTTGTACCTCTTGAGTGTGAGTCTATTAAATGCAGACTTTATAGCCGCAGAATGATTTTGTTTTTGTACAGATTGGGTAGAGTGGTGAGTGAACTCCAAAGGGTTGAGGAACTTAAATCATGAAACGTGAATTAACTAAAGTCATTGGCACCAGCGTTATTGCTCTAAGCATGGCATTGCCCTTCACTGTACCTGCTTCTGCTCAGACTACAACTGAATCCGGAGCTACCACTGCTCCTGGCACAACAACTGAAACAAGAACTGCTGATGACAATAATTTTGATTGGGGTTGGTTAGGATTACTTGGTTTGCTTGGTTTGGCTGGTTTGGCTGGTAGAAAGCGCAACGAAGAACCAACTCGCTATCGTGACCCCAATGCTGTTGGCACCACTGGCTACAGAGAATAATCCTAGTATCTAGTCAATGCGGACGAGATGAAACAACGAAAAGACGCAAAGCCTTAGACTGGATATCTAAGGCTTATATGTAGATATCTAAAGCTTAATTGTACGACCATCAAGCTAAGGACAGTCTAATGTAGCAAAGACTGTCCTTAACTATTGTAGACAAAAGTTAGCTAACTGTAGGTTCTGGGTTAGGAGAATTATATTCTCTGGCTCGACCTTGGGGTAAAGATTTGTAATAGCTGGCAACTAAGCCAACCATCAGCCACCATACAGTATTGACTTCAGGACGGAACCAGACAGTATCAACCAAATTGTGGGCAAGCGTACCTGCTAGGGCAGCGATCGCGCCAATTAGCCAAAATCCATCTGCACTTTTGAGTTCTCGTAACCGTCGCAGTTGTAGCAAAGCCGTATTAAATATCACAATCACCAACCACAAGAAACAGGCTAAACCAACAAAGCCAGTTTCAACAGCTATCTCCAAGAAAATTGAATAGGCGCTCAAAGCGCTGTAACGGGGAAGTTGATAAAGAGGGTAAATTTTATTAAAGGCATTGTGACCAGGTCCAATACCGAGAATTGGATAATCGTGAATCATTTGGAAAACAGCAGTCCACACATTCCTGCGATAGTTATTACTGCTATCTTTTCTATCAGCAAAAATACTGAAAACCCTTTCGCGTACTGGTTCAACAAACAGCACAGACAGCACCAATACCCCAGTCAAGCTAGCCAAAAGAATCAAAGGCAAACTAGTGCGCCAAAAAGGAGGCATTTGCACGCTCCACCAGTAGTACAGTAACCCTATTAAGATAAGAACTGCAACCACTAGCCCAATCCACCCCCCACGACTAAAAGTCAGAACCAGGCAGGAACCATTAACAACACACATGGTTAATGCCAATGCTTTCTTGAACCAGCTTTGCCATACAAAAATTGCGACTATGCTTAAAATCACCGCAGGCAGAAGATACCCAGCCAGCAAATTGGGATTGCCTAAATAACTGTAAACCCTTGTCGTCTTTGATAAAGTAGATGTTGGATCAACCCAAGTTGCCAGACTTGGCGCTCCAAAAAACCATTGCCGCAATCCATAGACGCTCACAATTAGGGATATGTGCAAGTACAGCGCAATTAGCCAAGAGCGAAAACGGGGCGACCTCAAAACCCTAGCACACAGGGCAAACAAGAGCAAATAGAGTGTGAAATTCCTCAAATCGGTCAACGCTGCCTTCTTCACAGGTGACAATGCTGTCGCTACGGTAGCAATTCCCCAATAAAGCAATATCAGCAAGTGAATGGGGGTAACATTTAGGGCATTTGGTGTTGTTTCATCTGATAAAGTTAACAGCAGCCAGAATCCTGCACAAGCTATCAGGAACAATCCCAATAGGTCATTGGGGACAAAAGGTGCAAAAGCATAGACCAGGCTGAGTAAAACAGCCGCTATTGTTTCTCCCCACTGCATCAATAGGCTGCTTTGCCGCCAGGAATGCAACAGCCCTACTAGAGAGCGGTGCAGGTAACTTGTGCCAAGATATTCTCTCAGAGGCAGATAGGATAAAGTGAATCGTTGCCAAACTAAATTCATAATACCAAGCTGTGATTAATTAGCATTCCCGCGTAGAACTTCGACTTAATGATAATCTGGGGATTTCCAAAAGTTCACAACGCAGGTTGCTTCTTATTATTCACTCATGGATAATTGCCATCAGCCATTGCTCATCATTTGAACAATTTGCCGTCGATGCTAATTGAACACAGCTACAGCGCAATTCAATTGGATGAAGTACAAATAGCCTACGGCACGGCTTACGCCTACATCTGTGTCCATCTGTGTCCATCTGTGGTTCTTTATTTCTTTTTGTACCTTACCCAGTTGCAAACCGCTGTAGTTTGTAGTCGGGCATCCACGCAAGTCAACCTGAGTCAGCCATCGCTCACGGCTTCTACTGTGCCCAAATTCAGTGGCAAACTCAGCACATAACGATATCCTGATTCTGATGAACCTTGAATAGCA
The sequence above is a segment of the Mastigocladopsis repens PCC 10914 genome. Coding sequences within it:
- a CDS encoding replication restart DNA helicase PriA codes for the protein MQLVQKIRCPNCGSEGERHYLSQSQLTRTQCPICDYLMISCMRTGRVIEAYAPGIHATR
- a CDS encoding phenylpyruvate tautomerase MIF-related protein; translated protein: MPLIKVQTSVSAPLGEEVEAMLKSLSAKLARHTGKPESYMMTAFEAGVPMTFGGTTDPVCYIEIKSVGTMKPDQTQAMSQDFCQEINKALGVPQNRIYIEFADAKGAMWGWNGTTFG
- a CDS encoding peptidylprolyl isomerase, producing MFKILKSWLNNSLIALLLVTLFLGISTAGWTPASSAALPAGNAITDGRSLLQYALPIDNKPVRQLQASLEDISTQLRANRRWGAVSKDLSKASRILDKPSQLLASVPEERQPQAEAVIAELKSGVNALQEVVKSKDKEQVREQRTHLLSLVGKLEQSMVKEFPFEVPAEYSNLPQLKGRATVEVKTNKGNLTVVVDGYSAPVTAGNFVDLVQRGFYNGLEFTRSEESYVLQTGDPPGKDVGFIDPKTGKYRAVPLEILAQGDKEPTYGITLEDAGRYTDLPVLPFSAFGAVALARPEREVNGGSSQIFFFLFEPELTPAGRNLLDGRYSVFGYVTEGKEVLDELKAGDKIESAKVIQGAENLVEPNVA
- a CDS encoding response regulator, whose translation is MIAKLLTVEQQVHSQSTRRILLIEDNDVNRMLLSDYLRYCRYSVQSLPGASNFFRTIDKFKPELILLDLKLPDVDGYSLLEQIQQKPDLSKIPVIVVSAFAFKADQERAMRLGACRYFVKPVNLTNLILAIEEELAGLQL
- the rlmN gene encoding 23S rRNA (adenine(2503)-C(2))-methyltransferase RlmN; protein product: MSAKSVSVLPSPKTSHIPQQPNFSIPPLLGAGLEELTAWVHDQGQPAYRGKQLHEWIYQKGVRSLSDISVFPKQWRAELAEIPIGRSTIHYRSVAPDGTVKYLLQLADGQIVECVGIPTEKRLTVCVSSQVGCPMACDFCATGKGGYKRNLARHEIVDQVLTVQEDFQQRVSHVVFMGMGEPLLNTDNLIGAIKSLNKDVGIGQRNLTVSTVGIRDRIRQFAQHQLQVTLAVSLHAPNQALREQLIPSAHSYPIEDLLAECREYVEMTGRRVSFEYILLAGVNDLPKHALELAQRLRGFQSHVNLIPYNPITEADYKRPNQNQIQAFVNVLKQQKIAVSVRYSRGLEADAACGQLRASKK
- the cobM gene encoding precorrin-4 C(11)-methyltransferase, whose translation is MREFTKLMSTKITYKALEPAVYIVGAGPGDPDLLTLKAQKLLQRADVILFADSLVPQQILQFCREDAEIIPTANKTLEEILPVMIERVRSHKSVVRLHSGDPSLYSAIHEQMHVLAEAEIPFEVIPGISAFQAAAAKLKVELTVPGLVQTIILTRISGRTEVPQTEELATLAAHQASLCLYLSARHVEDAQAKLLEHYSAQTPVAICYRLGWSDEKIRVVPLNQMADCTHQEKLIRTTLYVISPALSQASARSRLYHPEHTHLFRSSHDQ
- the uvrC gene encoding excinuclease ABC subunit UvrC, producing MTTSAQTVPLVKDPERLERRLQEIPPEPGVYLMRDGSDRIIYIGKSRKLRSRVRSYFRDSQRLSERIATMVKQVTEIEFIVTDTEAEALALEANLIKQHQPYFNVLLKDDKKYPYVCITWSEDYPRIFITRKRQLGKEKDKFYGPYTDSRLLREILRLCKRIFPLRQRPQPLFKDRPCLNYDLGRCPGVCQKLISPEEYRKIVQKIAMVFQGRTQELIDILTEQMHKVAEELNFESAARIRDQIAGLKSLTADQKVSLPDDTVSRDAIALAGDEQLACIQLFQIRAGQLVGRLAFVADAHAEPGAILQRVLEEHYQTADSVEIPAEILVQHELPDGEILADVLTGRKGRKVTILNPQRQVKAELIEMVERNAQYELQRMQKLGDRNQEAMHDLATILDLPDLPHRIEGYDISHIQGSNAVASQVVFVDGLPAKQHYRHYKIKNPTVTTGHSDDFASLAEVIQRRFRKYAEDPQLQRVGNPDWPDLVMIDGGKGQLSSVFAVLQDMNLLEDLRVVSLAKRREEIFLPGESEPLETDAEQPGVQLLRRLRDEAHRFAVSFHRQQRSDKLKRSRLDEIPGLGHHRQKQLLGHFRSVDYIRQATPTQIAEVPGIGPRLAQEIYDYFHPS